A portion of the endosymbiont of Galathealinum brachiosum genome contains these proteins:
- a CDS encoding glutamate synthase yields MATSKEDMQTNNLTTRRYKEGDSEWSSMHDKIFLEDTSYKCPTYVHRTPPCQGSCPSGEDIRGWLDIVRGIETPPEGMTKEEYAFQRSTTANPFPAMMGRVCPAPCQDGCNRNDLDDFVGINSVEQYIGDSAFSEKYKFAGLPDLGDKKVAIIGGGVAGMSAAYHLRKFGIASTIFDDHAELGGMMRYGIPGYRTPRDVMNHECMRILDMGGIETKLNTRVGKDVPVADLEKDYDAVLWALGCKNGRGLFIEDWKDVPNCVTAVDFLEQFNLGEMKYTGKKIVCVGGGDTSIDVVSVSRRIGTLKAMGDEKPEDSAEGRVKHGDIADADKEPCTNVTLTALFKQEEMTAAEHEVNDALVEGVTIMNEVMPVEIIKDADGRATALKLVDSKFENNAPVAVEGGKEYIVECDLIVSAIGQFGDLEGTEDMDNGRSLIDADKFFQVPGKPGHFVAGDIVRPHLLTTAIGQGSVVAETIKQFIEQKEVKKRPKVDVHHFNIMNKLNEADLAPTDYNYGLSEDEQRGTDSSDYAIHNYQDRSEKEIISTDRMFMGHFEAEARNLRTEDVPSSDAVLGHFAERMNGLAEEGAVAEANRCMSCGMCFECDNCVIFCPQDAVFRVKKDQATTGRYVDTDYSKCIGCHICSDVCPTGYIDMGMGE; encoded by the coding sequence ATGGCAACTTCAAAAGAAGACATGCAGACTAACAACTTGACTACTCGCCGCTATAAAGAAGGCGATTCAGAATGGTCAAGCATGCACGATAAGATATTTTTAGAAGACACTTCATATAAGTGTCCTACATACGTGCACCGCACTCCACCTTGTCAGGGCAGCTGTCCTTCAGGTGAGGATATTCGCGGTTGGTTAGATATCGTTCGCGGTATCGAAACTCCACCAGAAGGCATGACTAAAGAAGAGTATGCATTCCAACGCTCAACAACTGCTAACCCTTTCCCTGCAATGATGGGTCGTGTTTGCCCTGCTCCTTGTCAGGACGGTTGTAACCGTAATGATCTTGATGACTTCGTTGGTATCAACTCAGTTGAGCAGTACATTGGTGACAGTGCATTCTCTGAAAAATATAAATTTGCTGGTCTTCCAGACTTAGGTGATAAGAAAGTTGCTATCATCGGTGGTGGTGTTGCCGGTATGTCAGCTGCATATCACTTACGTAAGTTTGGTATTGCTTCTACTATCTTTGACGATCACGCTGAACTTGGCGGCATGATGCGTTACGGTATCCCTGGCTACCGTACTCCACGTGATGTAATGAATCACGAATGCATGCGTATCCTTGATATGGGCGGCATTGAAACTAAATTAAATACACGTGTTGGTAAAGACGTTCCTGTTGCAGATCTTGAAAAAGATTACGATGCAGTATTATGGGCATTAGGTTGTAAGAATGGCCGTGGTCTGTTTATCGAAGACTGGAAAGACGTTCCTAACTGTGTAACTGCTGTAGATTTCCTTGAGCAATTTAACCTGGGTGAAATGAAGTACACAGGTAAAAAGATTGTTTGTGTAGGTGGTGGTGATACCTCTATCGATGTTGTTTCAGTATCACGTCGTATCGGTACATTAAAAGCAATGGGCGACGAAAAGCCTGAAGATTCAGCAGAAGGTCGTGTTAAGCACGGTGATATAGCTGATGCAGATAAAGAGCCATGCACAAATGTTACGCTAACTGCACTTTTCAAGCAGGAAGAAATGACTGCTGCAGAGCACGAAGTTAATGATGCGCTTGTAGAAGGCGTAACAATCATGAACGAAGTAATGCCTGTTGAAATCATTAAAGATGCTGATGGCCGTGCAACTGCACTTAAATTAGTAGACAGCAAGTTCGAAAATAATGCACCTGTTGCAGTTGAAGGCGGCAAAGAGTACATCGTAGAGTGTGATCTTATCGTTTCTGCAATCGGTCAGTTTGGTGACCTTGAAGGCACAGAAGACATGGACAACGGTCGTTCATTAATCGACGCTGACAAGTTCTTCCAGGTTCCTGGTAAGCCGGGTCACTTCGTTGCTGGTGATATTGTTCGTCCTCACCTGTTAACAACTGCGATTGGTCAGGGTTCTGTTGTTGCTGAAACTATCAAGCAATTCATTGAACAGAAAGAAGTTAAGAAACGTCCTAAAGTTGATGTTCATCACTTCAATATTATGAATAAGTTAAACGAAGCTGATCTGGCACCAACCGATTATAACTACGGTTTATCAGAAGATGAGCAACGTGGTACTGATAGCAGTGATTATGCTATTCATAACTACCAGGATCGTTCTGAAAAAGAAATTATATCTACTGATAGAATGTTCATGGGACATTTTGAAGCTGAAGCTCGTAACCTACGTACTGAAGATGTTCCATCATCAGATGCGGTATTAGGTCACTTTGCTGAACGTATGAACGGTCTGGCTGAAGAAGGCGCTGTTGCTGAAGCAAATCGTTGCATGAGCTGTGGCATGTGCTTCGAATGTGATAACTGCGTTATCTTCTGTCCTCAGGATGCTGTATTCAGAGTGAAGAAAGATCAGGCTACTACTGGTCGTTATGTAGACACTGACTACTCTAAATGTATCGGTTGTCACATCTGCTCAGACGTATGTCCTACTGGTTACATCGACATGGGTATGGGTGAGTAA
- a CDS encoding 4Fe-4S ferredoxin → MSNTDVNISRRSFVSNSATAAAALTIAPGVFLHTVAEAKPADQAVTSDVRWGMLIDTAKCASGCTACVSACNTENGIASHDRPRTDQQWIRKVTLRDKQTKHEISLPMMCQHCESPPCVDVCPTGASMKRADGIVLVDRHICIGCRYCMMACPYKARSFAHETVENVVDYQPRGKGTVESCTMCVHRVDEGGTPACVEACSEAEHGAMIFGDIKDPDSEISKQLVEHGGKQIRADLGLNTGVRYRGI, encoded by the coding sequence ATGAGTAATACTGACGTTAATATTTCCCGCCGAAGTTTTGTAAGTAATTCAGCAACTGCTGCAGCAGCTTTAACCATTGCACCAGGTGTGTTTTTGCATACAGTAGCTGAAGCAAAACCTGCTGATCAGGCTGTTACCAGTGATGTTCGCTGGGGTATGCTGATTGATACGGCTAAATGCGCTTCTGGGTGCACCGCTTGCGTAAGTGCCTGTAATACTGAAAACGGTATTGCATCACACGACCGTCCAAGAACTGACCAGCAGTGGATTCGTAAAGTAACACTTCGTGACAAGCAAACTAAACACGAAATTTCACTTCCAATGATGTGCCAGCACTGTGAGTCACCTCCATGTGTTGATGTATGCCCTACTGGTGCTTCAATGAAGCGTGCTGATGGCATTGTACTGGTTGATCGTCACATCTGTATTGGTTGCCGTTATTGCATGATGGCCTGCCCATATAAAGCGCGTTCATTTGCACATGAAACAGTTGAAAATGTCGTTGATTACCAACCACGTGGTAAAGGAACAGTTGAATCCTGCACGATGTGTGTTCACCGAGTTGACGAAGGCGGTACACCTGCCTGTGTTGAAGCCTGTTCAGAAGCTGAGCACGGTGCAATGATCTTTGGTGATATTAAAGATCCTGATAGCGAAATATCTAAGCAGTTAGTTGAACACGGTGGTAAGCAAATCCGTGCTGATCTGGGCTTAAATACAGGTGTTCGTTACCGCGGTATTTAA
- a CDS encoding molybdopterin oxidoreductase, with product MKKIHLEHIEGKSTGYLGLIALLGMFILGAIGSMLYMEHEGHWVSGMDNQIVWGLPHVFAVFLIVAASGALNVASISSVFQKKIYKPLAPLSTLVALALLTGGLMVLVLDLGRPDRLIVAMTYYNFKSIFAWNMILYNGFFVIVGVYAWFMLDRTMKKYSRYAGIAAFVWRLALTTGTGSIFGFIVARSGYDMAMMAPMFVIMSFSFGLAFFILVLLASYNGTGRPLGDAVVNRLRSLLGTFVFATLYFVIVYHLSNLYATEHHGYEAFILLGESGGETYSNIFWIGQIFLGSLLPIAMIYAPGVKNCRKTLAAACLLVVLGGFAAMYTIIIAGQAYPMEMFPGMEVVSTTFFDGATTQYSASLPELLLGLGGLAMTLIMIALGIKVLGFLPATLEDSVADPHHKAD from the coding sequence ATGAAAAAAATACATTTAGAACATATAGAAGGTAAAAGCACTGGCTATCTGGGTTTAATCGCTCTATTGGGCATGTTTATACTAGGCGCAATTGGCTCAATGCTTTATATGGAGCATGAAGGCCACTGGGTTTCAGGCATGGACAACCAGATAGTATGGGGTCTGCCTCATGTATTTGCGGTTTTCTTAATCGTTGCTGCATCTGGTGCACTTAACGTTGCATCTATCTCTTCTGTTTTCCAAAAGAAAATATATAAACCCTTAGCACCGCTATCCACGTTAGTTGCTCTTGCACTACTAACCGGTGGTTTAATGGTACTGGTACTCGATTTAGGTCGCCCGGATCGTTTAATCGTTGCTATGACTTACTATAACTTCAAATCTATCTTTGCATGGAACATGATTTTATATAATGGTTTCTTCGTGATAGTCGGTGTTTATGCCTGGTTTATGCTTGACCGTACAATGAAAAAATATAGCCGCTACGCGGGTATTGCAGCATTTGTATGGCGCTTAGCATTAACAACTGGTACTGGTTCTATATTCGGTTTCATCGTTGCACGCTCTGGTTATGACATGGCAATGATGGCGCCTATGTTTGTGATTATGTCGTTCTCATTTGGTCTGGCATTTTTCATACTTGTATTACTTGCCTCTTATAACGGTACCGGTCGCCCACTCGGTGATGCTGTCGTTAACCGTTTACGCAGCCTGCTAGGTACGTTTGTATTCGCAACACTTTATTTTGTAATCGTATATCACTTATCTAACCTGTATGCGACAGAGCATCATGGTTATGAAGCCTTTATTCTTTTAGGTGAAAGTGGTGGCGAGACTTACTCTAATATATTCTGGATCGGTCAGATTTTCTTAGGCAGTCTTTTACCCATTGCTATGATATACGCACCTGGTGTTAAAAACTGTCGTAAAACATTAGCCGCTGCATGTTTACTGGTTGTACTGGGTGGTTTTGCTGCAATGTACACAATCATTATTGCAGGTCAGGCATACCCAATGGAAATGTTCCCGGGAATGGAGGTAGTAAGTACTACTTTCTTTGATGGCGCAACTACACAATATTCAGCTAGTCTACCTGAGTTATTATTAGGTTTAGGCGGTTTAGCCATGACACTGATTATGATTGCACTGGGCATTAAAGTGCTGGGTTTCTTACCTGCAACTTTAGAAGACTCGGTTGCTGATCCACACCATAAGGCTGACTAA